The nucleotide sequence GCTGACGGCGCTCGTCGTGTATGCCGTGCGTAAGCGCAGGCAAGCGGCGGGGGCGGGCACGCCGTCGAAATACTGGGTCTTGCTGCGCAAACCGTTCAGCCGCAAGAAGAAGGATGTGCCGGTGCTGACGGAAGCGCTGGAAGAGGACGCGGCCGAGGCGGAAGCGGAGCCGTTCTCGCGTTAACGCTGCTGCAAGGCCGCGCCCAGATTTGATATAAAAAAAGATATTGAAAAAAGATAGAAAGTGCCTGTCTATCGTGTTGCCTATTTCTTAAAGATGGTGATATGATTAATTCAGTGGACTTGCTCTACGATAAAACAGTCCCAGCCTGGCGCAGTCACCAACGATAGTGTGGCGCGGCAAACAGGTGTAGCGTTGCATAAACGCCTGGGTCTGGAAGCGGTTTGCGATGCCGACGATGTGCTCGCGAACGCCGGATGCAACCGGCAGCGAGGCGACGCCAGGAGATACCTGGGGCTCGCCTTCCAAATTCCCCTTCCTTGCTTTTCGGACGCCGCAAATGCAGCGCTCCGCGGCACGGCGGCAGACGTAAAAAAAGCACCCACAGGTGCTTTTGTTGTTTCTGGCGCGGCAATGTTGACCTACATGTGGGCGCGCGATCCCTGCATGGCGTTCGGCAGTTGCGTCATCCACGGTTCCGTGATGGCGCGGATTTCGCGATCATTGGCCAGGATTTGCTTGAGCAAGTCAATCTTGCGCTGGCGCGTAGCGCCGGCCAGGGCAGGCACTTTGCCCGTCATGGTCGTGCTGGCGGCGCTGGCGCACTGGTTTTCCAGGGTGTCCAAGCCATCCCAGTCGCTCGAACGTGCGGCGACGACCATTTTGTTGGTCATTCCTGCAATATTTTCATACATCGAGAGAACGTCGTTGGAGGTCATGAGCACACCCGTAACTAGTGAATGGATTACCGCTTGTCTAGATTAGCGGCAGGTTCAGCGGGAACTTGAGGGTGTTTTTGAAAAAAAAGTGAAAATAATTTGGATGGTTGTGGCTGGCTGCCGGAATCTCCCGCCGAGCCGTTGTTCCGCATGCGAAAAAGGTATGATTCTCAGGCTATGATTTTGCTTATTTTCATCGAAAGGATCGCCATGCACGGTTTGCGTTTTTCCTGGTCCCGGACGCCAGTCCAGGCTGCCATCGCCCTCGCCCTGGCCGGCGCCACCGTGGCCTATGTACCGGCTCAAGCGCATGGCCAGCAAGCGGCCACCAGCGCCGCTGTCCCCGCTGCCGCCACGGCGTCGCCCGGCGACGACTTCTATGACTACGTGAATGGCGACTGGCTGCGCAGCACGGAGATTCCCGCCGACCGCAGCAGCTGGGGCTCGTTCGCCATCCTCGCCAACTCGACCAACGAGCGCATCATCGGCCTCGTCGAAGGCCTGGCGGCGGCGCCGCAGGCGGATGCATCCGCACGCCAGGTCAGCGATTTTTACCGTTCCTGGATGGATGAATCGGCTATCGAAGCGAAAGGCTGGGCGCCGATCAAGCCCTTGTTGAGCAAGATCGATGGCATACGCGACCAGGCGGGACTGGCACGCGCGCTGGGCGAGAGCTTGCGCGCCGATGTCGATCCGCTCAACGCCACCAATTTTTATACGGAAAACCTGTTTGGCCTGTGGGTGGCGCAAGACTTGAACGACACCACGCGCAATGTGGCCTATCTGCTGCAGGGCGGGCTGGGCTTGCCCGACCGCGCCTTCTACCAGGACGACAGCGCGCGCATGCAGGGCTTGCGCACTGGCTACCAGGCGCATATCGCCGCCATGCTCAAGCAGGCTGGTTACCGCGATGCGCCAGCCCGCGCCGCGCGCGTGTTTGCGCTGGAGCAGAAAATTGCCGCCAGTCACGCCAGCCGCGAAGAGTCGGCCGATGTCGTCAAGGGCAACAACGCGTGGCGCGCCGCCGACTTCGCCAGCAAGGCGCCTGGCCTGGACTGGAAAGCCTTCTTCCAGGCGGCAGGCCTGGGCAGGCAGGCCGATTTCATCGTCTGGCACCCGACGGCCATGACGGGCAGCGCGGCGCTGGTGGCGAGCGTGCCGCTGGCGACCTGGAAGGATTTCCTGGCTTTCCACGCGATTAACCATTTCAGCACCACCTTGCCGAAGGCGGCCGCCGATCAGCGTTTTGCCTTTTACGGCAGCACCTTGAGCGGCACGCCGCAGCAGTCACCGCGCAGCAAGCGCGCGTTGGCCGCGACGAACGCGGCCCTCAGCGACGCCGTCGGCAAGCTGTACGTGGAGCGTTATTTCCCGCCTGAATCGAAAGCCCGCGTGCAAGACATGGTGGGCAATATCGTCGCTGCCTTCTCGCGCCGCATCGACAAGCTGGACTGGATGGCGCCGGCCACCAAGGCGCAGGCGCAGGAGAAACTCCAGACCCTGTACGTGGGCGTGGGCTATCCGGAACGCTGGGCCAGCTATGCGGGCTTGCGCGTGGTGCGCGGCGACGCGCTGGGCAATGTGCAGCGGGCGGAGCAGTATCATTACCAGCAGGAACTGGCCAAGCTGGGCCAGTCGCCTGACCGCAAGGCCTGGGCCATGCCGGCGCAGCTGGTCAACGCCGTCAACTTGCCGCTGCAAAATGCGCTGAACTTCCCAGCTGCCATCCTGCAGCCGCCTTTCTTCGACCCGCAAGCCTCCGACGCGGCCAATTATGGCGGCGTTGGCGCCACCATCGGCCATGAGATCAGCCACAGCTTCGACGACCAGGGCGCGCAGTTCGACGCTCAGGGCAAGCTGCGCGACT is from Janthinobacterium sp. 61 and encodes:
- a CDS encoding flagellar protein FliT codes for the protein MTNKMVVAARSSDWDGLDTLENQCASAASTTMTGKVPALAGATRQRKIDLLKQILANDREIRAITEPWMTQLPNAMQGSRAHM
- a CDS encoding M13 family metallopeptidase, which encodes MHGLRFSWSRTPVQAAIALALAGATVAYVPAQAHGQQAATSAAVPAAATASPGDDFYDYVNGDWLRSTEIPADRSSWGSFAILANSTNERIIGLVEGLAAAPQADASARQVSDFYRSWMDESAIEAKGWAPIKPLLSKIDGIRDQAGLARALGESLRADVDPLNATNFYTENLFGLWVAQDLNDTTRNVAYLLQGGLGLPDRAFYQDDSARMQGLRTGYQAHIAAMLKQAGYRDAPARAARVFALEQKIAASHASREESADVVKGNNAWRAADFASKAPGLDWKAFFQAAGLGRQADFIVWHPTAMTGSAALVASVPLATWKDFLAFHAINHFSTTLPKAAADQRFAFYGSTLSGTPQQSPRSKRALAATNAALSDAVGKLYVERYFPPESKARVQDMVGNIVAAFSRRIDKLDWMAPATKAQAQEKLQTLYVGVGYPERWASYAGLRVVRGDALGNVQRAEQYHYQQELAKLGQSPDRKAWAMPAQLVNAVNLPLQNALNFPAAILQPPFFDPQASDAANYGGVGATIGHEISHSFDDQGAQFDAQGKLRDWWTPADLAHFQAASQQLVAQFAAYKPFPDLAVNGQLTLSENLADLAGVAAAHDAFTLSQQGKPAQPGADRAFFTGYGVSWRSKAREAAARQQILTDGHAPAQYRAATVRNLDAWYPAFDVKPGQQLYLAPEQRVRVW